CTGCTTGCGCAAGGCGGCGCTCCCGCGCGGGTAATCGACATCGTGACCGCACCCGAGCACGGCGATGGTTCGCCCACCCGCCTCCAGCGCCGCGCCGTGAGCGACCTGATCGACGCCCATGGCCAGTCCGCTGATGATCGTGAGCCCGCGCCGCGCGAGCGCGCCGGCAAGTTCGCGGGTCACGCGCGATCCGTAGTGGTCGGGATTGCGCGTGCCCACGATGGCCAGGCTGCGTTCGTCGGCATCTTCAAAGCTCCCCTGAACAAAGAGCACGGGCGGTGGTGCGGGAATGTGTGCGAGCAAACGGGGATAGTCCGCGCTCGTGAGAATGCGCACGCCGAGCGCGTCGCAAGCCGCGATCTGGCGATCGATCTCCGCCCAGTCGGGCCCCGCGCAGATTAGGTCGGCTGTTTTGGGACCAATCCCCTCGATTTCGAGAAGGTGCTTGCGTGAGCACTCAAGAGCCCGCGCTGCAGTACCGAGCGCGCGCGTGAGGCTCTCAAAGAGAAGCGGCCCGACCTGGCGAATGCTCGCCAGCGCCAGGGCCGCTCGAATTTCTTCGTGACCGCCGGGGGGCACGGATCTCTCAGTTACCCTGGGCGACTTCGCTCTCCGCTGCAGAGCCCTCGGGCTCGAGTTCCAGCGGCGCAATGCTGATCTGGTCGCCGACGGCGACTTCGCGGCGACTGCTCGTAATCAGAGCGGTCGAGGTGGTCTCGTTGGTGCGAAGCACCACCGCTTCGCCGACAAAATACCGCGGAAGCGAGACATCATCGCCGACTTCCGGGTCTTCGACCTCACGGTTGGGACGGTAGATGTTGAAGACATTTCCGACTTCCACGCCGTCCTGGCTTCCCTTGTCGAGGTAGACAACGTCGTTCTGCACCATGGCCAGCTTGCGATCCTTCGTGCCGACGATCCAGCCGTTGATTTCCTGCTCGTTGGCCTTCAGACGAATGTCCGTTTCCACCTCGAACTCGGGCAGGATGCGGTCATAGGTCTCGATCCCCTCCAGCCGACGATTGCCGACGCTGACGTCTTCGTAAGCTTCGGTGATGATCGCGCTGGAAGTGCGCTCGTAGACTTCCTCGACCTGCACGCCGCCCACAATCTTGATCTGATGGCCGATGTAGTCACCGGTCACCGGATGTTCGACTTCCGAAGTGATGCGGAAGATCAGGAAGCGGTCGCCGGCGGCGACGCCGTTGATCTGGCCGCGGTTGATGAACACGCGGTCGCCCGTTGCGGCGCGGATTCGCGCCTGCTCGTCTTCCTGGCCAATGATGTAGCCCGACTGCTCGATCTCGTTTCCATCGAGCAGCGGCGCCAACCATCCGGCCGCCTGGGCACGCGAGTATTCAAGGACGTTGCGCTGACGGCGCGCCAGCACCTGGCGCTTCTTGCTGATGAGCTCGGTGGAGGCCTCATCGAAGATCTCGATCTCGTCGCGCTTGGTCAGTTGCTCAAGGAACTGGTCGCGCTCGGCCAGCTCGGCGGCGCTGGGTTCGACTTCTTCGATGACTTCAAACTCCACTTCCGTGGCGAATTCGTCTTCGAGAACCGGCTCTTCATCGGTTGCCGTCGCACGCTCGAGATCCGAGGGCGGAATCAGCTGCACCACCTGCTCGCTCACCAGGTCCCATTCGCGCGGATACACGGTGATGGGCTCACCCGGGTAAATCAGGTCGGGGTTGATGATCTGCGGGTTGTCGGCGTGAATGCGCGTCCACATGAACGGATCGTTCAAAAAGCGCGAGGAGATGTCCCAGAGGGTATCACCATTCTTGACGATGTAGACCTGCGGGGCCTCACCGGCGCCCTCGCCGATTACGTCGATGGGCACTTCCTGACCGGCGCCCATGCGCTGGACCATGTTGCGGCCCGGATCGCCCAGGTCCACGCCGCGCTGAACGCGGCGAACTTCTTCAAGCTCGGGGCTCACGGTACGGGGCTGCGCCTGGGTGCGGGCGCCCTCGTCGACGATGATCTCATCGCCCAGGACGTCTTCGCCCTCGGCTCCGGCGTCCATCGCTTCGGCGTCCGTGGCTTCGTCGCTCATCACCTCATCGGTCACGGCCTCTTCAGCCATCTGCGCATCGGGGTCGGTGACTTCGTCCTCGACGACGACTTCTACATCGCCCTCGACTCCGACATCGACCATGTCCTCATCCTGCGCGCGCACACTCACCGGAGTGAGCGCCAGCATCGCAGCCAGAGCCAGGGATCCCCATTTCACCGTCCACTTCATGACATGTCTCCCGAGTCCGCCAGGGACTCATCCGTCAAATCCGAAATCAACGCCCCGTCCCGGGATATCCGAGCAGGGTTTGCGTTTTCCCCGCAGCATCGCTGAAGGGGTAATCGTCGAGCAGCCGCTGGGCCGCATCTTTCGCCTTGCGTTCGTCGCCCAGCTTGCGGTGGCTCAGCGCCACCTTGAGCAGCGCATCGGGCGCCTTGTTTCCGCCCGGGTAGCGGCTGACCAGCTTGCTGAAGGCCACGATCGCATCGTCAAAAAGATCCTGCGAATAATAGCACTCACCCGCCCAGTAGAGCGAGTTATCGGCATAATCGTGGTCGGGCAGTTCTTTGGCGAAGTGCTCGAAGGCGCCGATGCACTCATCCCAGCGCCCTTCTTCGTAATAGCCAAGCGCCTGCTTGTAATAAGAGAGCGGATTGGTGATCGCGCCCGACATGGCCGCCGGTGCCTGCGCGGGCGCGGCGGGCTTGGCCGGTTTCGCCGGCGCGGCGGTGGCGACCTTCACCGGGGCCTCGGGCTGTCTTGCCGCCACGGGCTGCGCCGGCTTGGGCGCGGGCTTTGCCGCCGGAGGCGGCGGCGGAGGCTTGACCGCCTCGGGCTCCGCACGCGTGGCAGGCAGCGCCGGCTGGGGCTGGAGCTGCACGATCCGCATGGCCTGATTCTTCTTGACCGCCGCAATGTACTGGCGGTTGGTATCGACCTTGTCTTCAAGGATGAACTGCGAGTTGGAGAGTTCTTCAACCCGCGAAGACACCTCGGCCTGGCTGCGCTGCATGGCAGCGAGCTGACCTTCGAGTCGGCGTAGATCCGTTTCGAGTTTCTCGGTCTTGGAAGAGCAGGCGAGAGTACCCAAAAGGACCGCTATCGTGAGGACATACTTCGACATCGCGTCACTTCGATCGCGTTCCGTGGGCAGAAGGCGACCCCATAGTCGCACAGGCCCGGAGCGCCTGTCAAGAAATTCACGCTCAATTATGCGTCTTCTAAAGATAATTACGCATAATTATAGCTAATACAATCCCTCTCAGATAAATAGAGGTTTTCTCCTTCAACATACTGAAATTACACGACTTTGACAATTTTCTCTTGTGACCGCCCTCACACTTCCGTGGCCCGGGAACCACAAAAATACTGGACGAGCCGCGCCCTCTTCCGCTAGTTTGAGCGCGCTTCGAAGTAGTTCGGGGCCATTTTCCCCTCTCCCAAAGGAGTGCGAGCCGTGCCTGCTGAAGTAGATCCCGAGATCACCATCATCGAGAAGAACGAGGCCGGTATCATCGAGCAGTTCCAGGTGAAGTCGCCCTACACCGGCTACACCACCTACTTCTATGTGAAGGTCCACGGCGAAGTTGCCCGTTCCTTCTCCTCGGAGAAGGCCGCGCGCAAGTATCTCTATGATCGCACGCACAGCCTGCGCGCGCGCAACCAGTCGACCTACGCCCGCTAAAATCTGCGTTTTTCCCGCCCAAAGGCGGGTCAGGAGCAAAATCCCCGGCCGAAAAGCCGGGGATTTTTTTGCGCGGCACGCGCTGGCCCCACCCGCTGATCCTTGATAAGGAAATGCCATGAGAATTCCGACACAGACTCGTTTCCCTGCCAGCAGATGGCTTGCGTGCATGGTGGCCTGCGCCCTGCTGACCGGTTGCGCCCTTCCCCCCATCCAGAACGCTGCCGGCGCGGGTGACCTGCCCCAGGTCGAGTCGCTGATCGCTGCCGGGACCGATCCCAATCAACCCAACGCCTTTGGCTGGACGGCCCTGCACAATACAGCGGCGAAGAATCCCGCCAACGCTACCGAAGTCGTGAAGGCGCTCATCGCCGCGGGCGCCAATCCCGATGCCCGGACCTTTGATGGCTACACGCCGCTCCACACAGCGGCGTCTATGAACCGGACGAAAATCGCGAAAGCCCTCGTCGAGGGCGGCGCCGACCCACGCGCGACGGCGCCGAACGGGCTGACGCCCCTGGATCTGGCACGTCAGCAGGGCGCGCTCGAAACGGTGAAGTATCTCGAAGGGGTCCTCGCCCCCGCCCCGGTCCTGGCGATGCCCGCTTCCGGGCGGCCGCGCGGCGTGGCCGTCTACCCCTTCTCGGCCAAGGGCAAGGTCGACGGCGCGCTGGCCGAGGGACTGACCTCTGTCTTTATGAGCAAGCTTGCCGGCAGTCCGTGCGTGCGCATCGTGGCCGAGGACATCATTCGCGACCTGGCCAGGCAGCAGGGCCTTGAGCAGTCCTGCGGCACCGAATCGTGCCAGATCGACCTGGCCAGTCAGGCAAAGGCCGACGTGCTCATTCGCGGCGATCTGGTTCAGGTGGGCGAGACCTATGTGCTCACGACCATTGTCGTGGATCTGGCATCGAAAAAGACACTGCTGAGTGACAACGTGCGTTCAGTGGAAACCGAACTGCTCGATCAGACCGAGATGCTGGGAACGAAAGTGGCGCAGGAATTTGTGTGCGGATCCGAGTAGGAATGCGCAGGCGCCCTACTCGGGCTCGTTGAACTTGGCGGCAAAAAGCTTGCACATGGCGTCGAGCAGTTCCTTTGCCTGATTGCCGCTGGTGCGAATGAGCACCTTCTCGCCCTTGGCGGCCGCCAGGGTAAGCACGCCCATGATGGACTTCCCGTTGACCTCGTAACCGTCTTTGGAGAGGTGGAGCTCGGCGTCCTTGAACTCCTGGGCGCGCTTGACCAGCAAACCGGCCGCCCGCGCGTGCAGGCCCAGTTTGTTGATTACCTCGACCTCTGCGCGCAGCTCGCTCATTGGGCCTTGGCCTTCATGGGCGGTGTGGGCAGGCTGAGGATTTCGCGCGCCAGGGCGATGTTCTTGCGACCGGCTGCCTTGAGATCGGCGGCGACGCCGCTGAGGGTGGCTTCTTCGGAGCGGGCGGTAACGAGCTTGAGCAGCATGGGCAGGTTGACGCCCGAGAGCACTTCGACTCCGCCTTCGGAGTCATCAAGATAGCTCATGGCCAGGTTCGAGGGCGTGCCGCCGAACATATCGGTGAGCACGAGCAGGCCCTTGCCCAGGTTGAGGCGCGAGACGGCCTCCTGCATCTGGTTCTGGACCTCTTCGGGGGCATCCTGCGGGCCAACCCCGATGGTCTCGACATGCTCCAGCTTGCCGGCGATGATCTGCGCCTGCTCAAGCAGACTACTTCCCACGGTTCCGTGGGTGACAATGAGCACGCCGATCATGTTGGAGACCCCTCAAAATGCTGTGTTTGGCGCCCCGCGAGCCTGCAAATCAGGTTCGGGGCAGGTCCCGGTGGATGACCCGGATGGCGTGGCCGCGCTCGAGCAGCCACTGCTCTGCCCACCGGACCAGCGAGACGCTGCGATGCTGACCTCCCGTGCAGCCAAATGCAATGGCCAGATAGGCCTTTCCCTCGGCGGCGTAGGAGGGCAGCAGGAAGTCCAAAAGGCCCTTTAAGTGGCCCAAAAAGGCCTCCGTGGCGTCCTGCTCGATTACGTAGCGGTAGACGCTCTCTTCGCGGCCGTCCTTGTCCTTGAGACTTTCCACGAAATAGGGGTTGGGCAGAAAGCGCACGTCAAAGACCAGATCGGCCTCGGTGGGCACCCCGCCCTTATAGCCAAAGGACATGAGCGAAATGACCATGTCGCGCTCATCCCCGTCGGAGTAGGTCTCGCGCACCCAGTCGCGCAGGTCGGCGCCGTTGAAGCTGCTCGTATCGATGGTCCGGTCGCTGGCCTCGCGAATGGGCTCGAGGTAGTCGCGCTCGGCTGTAATCACCTCCGCGGGAGCCCGGTCGTGCCCCAACGGATGCTGGCGGCGGGTCTCGCGGAAGCGCCGGATGAGAATCTCGTCGCTGGCCTCGAGAAAGAGGATGTGCACCGGGTAGCCCCGCCGGCGGAGCTCTTCGAGCACGGGAATCATTTCTTCGAGAAACTGGCGCTGGCGGATGTCCATGCCGACACAAATCCGGCGGACCTCCGAATTGGGCTGGTCGCAAAGTTCGACGAATTTGGGCAGCAGCGCCGGCGGCAGGTTGTCGATACAGAAGTGGTCGAGATCCTCGAAGGCGCGCAGGGCCGTCGTCTTGCCGGCGCCCGAGAGGCCCGTTACCACGGTGATGTGAGTCTGTTTCATTCGATTTCGCCCAACTTCCGCTCGTTTGCCCGCGCCGAGAGATTCTCCAACAGTTTGTCCTGAAATTCCTTGGCCGAGTGGATGCCCTGCAGCCGAAGAAGCTGGTTGCGCGCGGCAACCTCGACGATGGAGGCAATGTTGCGTCCGGGCGAGACCGGCAGGTGCACGTACGGCACCTTCACGTCCAGGATCTCCCGAAACTGCTCGTCCACCCCTACCCGCTCGACCGATTCGATCTTGTCCCAGGCAATGAGTTCGAGACACAGCTCGATCTTCTTGCGCTCGCGAACGGCCGAGACGCCGAACAGGTCTTTTACATTGAGAATGCCCAGTCCGCGAATTTCGATGTGGTGACGAATGAGTTCCGAGCCGCGGCCGATCACGTCGCCGCGGCGCCGCACTACCTCCACCACGTCGTCGGCCACAAAGCGATGGCCGCGCAGAATCAGGTCGAGTGCGACCTCGCTCTTGCCGATACCGCTGTCGCCGAGCAGGAGAATTCCCACCCCGAAGATGTCGATGAGCACGCCGTGAAGGGTCGAGCGCGGGGCCAGCTCTTCATCGAGCGCCGAGCGCGCGTGGGCACTGAATATTGCCGTATCGAGTTCGCTGCGCAGCAGTGCCACGCCGTAGCGGTCGGCCAGCTCGCGAAGTGCCGCCGGGCCCTCGGCCCCCCAGGTGATGACGACGGCCACGGGCTTGCGCTCGAAAAACGCGCCGGCCTTGTCTTCCATTTCCTGTGTGGGGAGGCTTTCGAGATAGGCGATCTCGGCCTGGCCGAGCACCTGGATGCGGTCGGGCCGGAAATGGTCGAAGAAACCGGTCAGGTGCACGCCCGCCTTGGCGAGCTTTTCGCTCTCAATGCGGCGCGAGAGCCCGGCCTTGCCCGCTACCAGCGAGAGCTGCAGGCCGAAGCGCTCTTCGTCGAGCAGGTGCTCGACAGGGATGTCGGTGGTCATGGCCCCCTCCAGGGTGCCTCGCCGCTCTTCAGGACTTCGAGGCTTCCTCGGAGATGATACTCACGATTGCGTCCCGATCGGAAGCCTCAATGAGGGCCTGGCGTACCTGGGGCTGTTTAAAGATGCGCGAAACCCGCGCCAGGGCCTTGAGATGCTTGCCCGCGTCGTTTTCCGGGGCGATCAGCACGACGAACAGGTGGGTGGGCTTGCCATCGCGGGATTCGAAGTCGATTCCTCGCGTCGAGCGGGCCACGCACATCACCATGTCTCGCACGTCGCGGTGCTTGCCGTGGGGAATGGCCAGGCCTTCCTCGATTCCGGTGGAACCGAGTTCCTCACGCTCGACGAGGATCTGGAAGATCTCCTCGGCGTTGAGTTTGTGCTCGGCGGCAATGAGCTCGGCTGCCTCGCGCAGCACCGCTTGCTTGGTCTCACCCTTGAGGTCGGTGAGAATAAGTTTCGGATCCAATAGGTCCCGGATTTCCATGGGTCTTCCTGCGCAAAATAAAGGGCCCTGGGACGCCGGCTACGGCCCCGCCACATTTATCCGCCTTGTTGAGAGCTTTGCTAGAGAGCCGGATCGATCAGGCCGTAGGCACCGTCCTTGCGCTTGTAAAGCACGTTGATTTCATCGGAGGTGTCGTTGCGAAACACCAGGAATTCATGGTTGCGCATGCGCTCGAGCTGAAGCAGCGCTTCGTCGACACTCATGGGCTTGACGTGAACGCCCTCGGGGCGGATCACCTGGGGCTCACGCACGATGCGAGCGCGGGTTGTTTCCGAGAGCGGCGAGTCCACCAGCGCGTCGAGCGCCCCGTGGTGCGAGATCGTCTGGTGACGTTTGCCCGTGGGCGCGCGCTTGTGACGGCGAAGCTGCTTCTCAATCCGGTCCATCATGCCGTCGATGGAGGCATACATGTCCCGGCTGGTCTTCTCGCCCTGGCAGATGATACCGTGGGCGTTGATGTTCACATGGGCGCGGTGCCGGTCTTTCTCGGACTCAAGCACGACGTGGGCGGTGATGGGATCTTCAAGGTACTTGCGCACCTTTTCGATCTTTTCTTCCGCGTAGTCTTTGAGGGCTTTGGTCGGGCGAAGTTTGCGAAACGTTACGTGAACCTGCATGCGAGTGGGAACTCCCTGAATGGCGCGCAGCTCGGAGGTGCGGTTGGAAGCAGCCTAAGCCGATTGCTTCCGCTTGGATGAAGAGCTGATCCCCAAGCTCTCCCGGTATTTTGTGACGGTCCTCCGGGAGATGTCAATGCCCTGCCGGCGCAGCAGCTCGACGAGCTGGATGTCGGTATAGGGCTTGTGGGGCGGCTCGCTACCAACAAGCTGCTTGATTTTGTCCTTGACGCTCTCGGAGGCAACCGAGCCACCCGAGGTCGTCGAGATACCTGAATTGAAAAAATACTTCAGCGGGAAAATCCCGCGCGGCGTATGCACGTATTTGTTGGAAGTCACGCGGCTCACCGTGGATTCGTGCATCTCGATGTCCTCGGCGATGTCGCGTAGCACCAGCGGCTTGAGATACTCGATGCCGTAGTCGAAGAACTCGCGCTGGTATTTCAGAATCGATTCCATCACCCGGTAGATGGTGCGCTGGCGCTGGTGGATGCTCTTGATCAGCCACAGGGCGCTTTTCATCTTTTCCTGGATGTATTCCTTGGCCGCCCCGCCCCCTTCGCCGGCGCCGTTGCTCAGCGCTTTCTTGTAGTAATTGCTCACCTTGAGCTTGGGCAGGCCGTCCTCGTTCTGGGTGATGACGTATTCGTCTCCGACCTTGATCACGTAGAGGTCGGGGACGACGTACTGTGTTTCCATTTCGGGAAACGCGCGCGCGGGGCTCGATTCCAGGCCGCGCAGCAGGTCGACGGCATTCTTAACCTCTTCGAGGGAGCGGCGCGTCTTGCGGGCGATCTGCTTGAACTTCTTTGCTTCGAGCAGCTCGCGGTACTCGGTGAGAATCTCCCAGGCCAGCCCGCCCTTTTCGCCGACCACTTCGAGCTGCGAGAGCAGGCACTCTTCGAGCGTGCGCGAGCCCACGCCCGCCGGGTCCATGAGCCGGATCTTGGCACGCACGGCCTCCGCCTGCTCTGGCGTGCATTCGCAGGTCTCGCAGATTTCTTCGGGGCTCGCGTCGAGGAATCCCTCACCATTGAGATTGCCGACGATGTAGGCGGCGATGTTGCGCGCGAAATCGTCAAAGTCCCCCATGCGGATCTGCCAGAGCAGGTGCTCGGAGAGGGACTCGGGACGGGTGATCGAGTTCTGGAGAAAATCGCGGGTCTCATCGTCGAGGGCCGAAGCGATGCGGGGGGCGCCGCTCTCCATGTTGTAGGACTCGAAATAGGTCTGCCAGTCGAAGTCG
The sequence above is a segment of the Chrysiogenia bacterium genome. Coding sequences within it:
- a CDS encoding PTS sugar transporter subunit IIA is translated as MIGVLIVTHGTVGSSLLEQAQIIAGKLEHVETIGVGPQDAPEEVQNQMQEAVSRLNLGKGLLVLTDMFGGTPSNLAMSYLDDSEGGVEVLSGVNLPMLLKLVTARSEEATLSGVAADLKAAGRKNIALAREILSLPTPPMKAKAQ
- a CDS encoding LysM peptidoglycan-binding domain-containing protein — translated: MKWTVKWGSLALAAMLALTPVSVRAQDEDMVDVGVEGDVEVVVEDEVTDPDAQMAEEAVTDEVMSDEATDAEAMDAGAEGEDVLGDEIIVDEGARTQAQPRTVSPELEEVRRVQRGVDLGDPGRNMVQRMGAGQEVPIDVIGEGAGEAPQVYIVKNGDTLWDISSRFLNDPFMWTRIHADNPQIINPDLIYPGEPITVYPREWDLVSEQVVQLIPPSDLERATATDEEPVLEDEFATEVEFEVIEEVEPSAAELAERDQFLEQLTKRDEIEIFDEASTELISKKRQVLARRQRNVLEYSRAQAAGWLAPLLDGNEIEQSGYIIGQEDEQARIRAATGDRVFINRGQINGVAAGDRFLIFRITSEVEHPVTGDYIGHQIKIVGGVQVEEVYERTSSAIITEAYEDVSVGNRRLEGIETYDRILPEFEVETDIRLKANEQEINGWIVGTKDRKLAMVQNDVVYLDKGSQDGVEVGNVFNIYRPNREVEDPEVGDDVSLPRYFVGEAVVLRTNETTSTALITSSRREVAVGDQISIAPLELEPEGSAAESEVAQGN
- a CDS encoding HPr family phosphocarrier protein; protein product: MSELRAEVEVINKLGLHARAAGLLVKRAQEFKDAELHLSKDGYEVNGKSIMGVLTLAAAKGEKVLIRTSGNQAKELLDAMCKLFAAKFNEPE
- a CDS encoding ankyrin repeat domain-containing protein, whose product is MRIPTQTRFPASRWLACMVACALLTGCALPPIQNAAGAGDLPQVESLIAAGTDPNQPNAFGWTALHNTAAKNPANATEVVKALIAAGANPDARTFDGYTPLHTAASMNRTKIAKALVEGGADPRATAPNGLTPLDLARQQGALETVKYLEGVLAPAPVLAMPASGRPRGVAVYPFSAKGKVDGALAEGLTSVFMSKLAGSPCVRIVAEDIIRDLARQQGLEQSCGTESCQIDLASQAKADVLIRGDLVQVGETYVLTTIVVDLASKKTLLSDNVRSVETELLDQTEMLGTKVAQEFVCGSE
- the hprK gene encoding HPr(Ser) kinase/phosphatase, encoding MTTDIPVEHLLDEERFGLQLSLVAGKAGLSRRIESEKLAKAGVHLTGFFDHFRPDRIQVLGQAEIAYLESLPTQEMEDKAGAFFERKPVAVVITWGAEGPAALRELADRYGVALLRSELDTAIFSAHARSALDEELAPRSTLHGVLIDIFGVGILLLGDSGIGKSEVALDLILRGHRFVADDVVEVVRRRGDVIGRGSELIRHHIEIRGLGILNVKDLFGVSAVRERKKIELCLELIAWDKIESVERVGVDEQFREILDVKVPYVHLPVSPGRNIASIVEVAARNQLLRLQGIHSAKEFQDKLLENLSARANERKLGEIE
- the rpoN gene encoding RNA polymerase factor sigma-54, which translates into the protein MALELRQQVKLSQQLVMTPQLQMAIRLLQLNRMELAEHISQELMENPVLEETLERPSRDELEANPYEQTATPEAPVTGEAGEGMNDFDWQTYFESYNMESGAPRIASALDDETRDFLQNSITRPESLSEHLLWQIRMGDFDDFARNIAAYIVGNLNGEGFLDASPEEICETCECTPEQAEAVRAKIRLMDPAGVGSRTLEECLLSQLEVVGEKGGLAWEILTEYRELLEAKKFKQIARKTRRSLEEVKNAVDLLRGLESSPARAFPEMETQYVVPDLYVIKVGDEYVITQNEDGLPKLKVSNYYKKALSNGAGEGGGAAKEYIQEKMKSALWLIKSIHQRQRTIYRVMESILKYQREFFDYGIEYLKPLVLRDIAEDIEMHESTVSRVTSNKYVHTPRGIFPLKYFFNSGISTTSGGSVASESVKDKIKQLVGSEPPHKPYTDIQLVELLRRQGIDISRRTVTKYRESLGISSSSKRKQSA
- a CDS encoding PTS sugar transporter subunit IIA; translation: MEIRDLLDPKLILTDLKGETKQAVLREAAELIAAEHKLNAEEIFQILVEREELGSTGIEEGLAIPHGKHRDVRDMVMCVARSTRGIDFESRDGKPTHLFVVLIAPENDAGKHLKALARVSRIFKQPQVRQALIEASDRDAIVSIISEEASKS
- the ybgF gene encoding tol-pal system protein YbgF is translated as MSKYVLTIAVLLGTLACSSKTEKLETDLRRLEGQLAAMQRSQAEVSSRVEELSNSQFILEDKVDTNRQYIAAVKKNQAMRIVQLQPQPALPATRAEPEAVKPPPPPPAAKPAPKPAQPVAARQPEAPVKVATAAPAKPAKPAAPAQAPAAMSGAITNPLSYYKQALGYYEEGRWDECIGAFEHFAKELPDHDYADNSLYWAGECYYSQDLFDDAIVAFSKLVSRYPGGNKAPDALLKVALSHRKLGDERKAKDAAQRLLDDYPFSDAAGKTQTLLGYPGTGR
- the rapZ gene encoding RNase adapter RapZ, yielding MKQTHITVVTGLSGAGKTTALRAFEDLDHFCIDNLPPALLPKFVELCDQPNSEVRRICVGMDIRQRQFLEEMIPVLEELRRRGYPVHILFLEASDEILIRRFRETRRQHPLGHDRAPAEVITAERDYLEPIREASDRTIDTSSFNGADLRDWVRETYSDGDERDMVISLMSFGYKGGVPTEADLVFDVRFLPNPYFVESLKDKDGREESVYRYVIEQDATEAFLGHLKGLLDFLLPSYAAEGKAYLAIAFGCTGGQHRSVSLVRWAEQWLLERGHAIRVIHRDLPRT
- the dprA gene encoding DNA-processing protein DprA — its product is MPPGGHEEIRAALALASIRQVGPLLFESLTRALGTAARALECSRKHLLEIEGIGPKTADLICAGPDWAEIDRQIAACDALGVRILTSADYPRLLAHIPAPPPVLFVQGSFEDADERSLAIVGTRNPDHYGSRVTRELAGALARRGLTIISGLAMGVDQVAHGAALEAGGRTIAVLGCGHDVDYPRGSAALRKQILGSGAIVSEFAPGTQPLPAHFRQRNRIISGLALGVLLTQGTRKSGAMITVGYALEQNRQVFCVPGPIHSMRSGAPHLFLKQGAALVENADDVFESLPEANTGKRAQGPAEPRQQVLSTQGAAAPKADLSEEERALMDSLAQGQMLHRDELLAHAGLDAGRGAPILLSLELRGLLRAHPGGHYSSN
- the raiA gene encoding ribosome-associated translation inhibitor RaiA, which translates into the protein MQVHVTFRKLRPTKALKDYAEEKIEKVRKYLEDPITAHVVLESEKDRHRAHVNINAHGIICQGEKTSRDMYASIDGMMDRIEKQLRRHKRAPTGKRHQTISHHGALDALVDSPLSETTRARIVREPQVIRPEGVHVKPMSVDEALLQLERMRNHEFLVFRNDTSDEINVLYKRKDGAYGLIDPAL